The Humulus lupulus chromosome 4, drHumLupu1.1, whole genome shotgun sequence genome has a window encoding:
- the LOC133832548 gene encoding uncharacterized protein LOC133832548, with protein sequence MAHNRGNEGVDNIAHENAEYINYGIAAGNVGEAGVGERVVPVQQPIQRSLRDYVLPTFGGSTTEDPNLHLANFLELCATFRMNRVTNDAVRLRLFPFSLWDQEKSWLISLEANSITTWEELTQKNLAKFFPPSLSARCRGKINNFNQRDGESLYDVWERFKELLRKFPQYGIEKWMLVHIFYNGLCSTTRTIIDAASGGAFMSKSTNEAYDLLEEMDMNNYQWPLERETTNKVARVHELDGISMLSAQVATLTKQLQHHSIQALVMQMEVICELCWGPHLFEQCTMRDFNNILMEQVQAIGNFPRPSNNPYSMSYNPGWRNHQKISWTSGQGTQQQF encoded by the exons ATGGCTCATAATAGAGGTAACGAAGGGGTTGACAACATTGCCCATGAAAACGCTGAGTATATTAATTATGGGATAGCAGCAGGTAATGTTGGAGAAGCAGGAGTTGGTGAACGAGTTGTACCAGTTCAGCAACCAATACAAAGAAGTTTGAGGGACTATGTGCTACCTACT TTTGGGGGATCAACAACAGAAGATCCAAACTTACATTTGGCTAATTTCCTAGAGCTTTGCGCCACATTTAGGATGAACAGAGTGACAAATGATGCAGTGAGGTTGAGACTATTCCCGTTTTCACTATGGGACCAAGAAAAGAGTTGGCTTATTTCCTTGGAAgccaattcaatcacaacatGGGAGGAGCTCACTCAGAAAAATTTGGCCAAATTCTTCCCACCATCGTTATCTGCAAGGTGTAGAGGTAAAATAAACAATTTCAACCAAAGAGATGGTGAGTCGCTGTATGATGTGTGGGAAAGGTTTAAGGAGTTGTTAAGAAAATTTCCCCAATATGGAATTGAGAAATGGATGTTAGTCCATATTTTTTATAATGGTTTGTGTAGTACTACTCGCACAATCATTGATGCAGCGTCTGGAGGAGCATTCATGAGTAAGAGCACTAATGAGGCTTATGATCTGTTGGAAGAAATGGATATGAATAACTATCAATGGCCATTAGAAAGAGAAACCACTAACAAGGTGGCTAGAGTGCATGAATTGGATGGCATCTCGATGTTGTCAGCTCAAGTGGCAACATTGACAAAACAGTTACAGCATCACAGTATTCAAGCTCTAGTTATGCAGATGGAAGTCATATGTGAGTTATGTTGGGGACCTCATTTATTTGAACAATGCACAATGAGGGATTTTAATAACATTCTTATGGAGCAAGTGCAAGCAATAGGGAACTTCCCAAGGCCCTCCAACAACCCATATTCCATGagttacaatcctgggtggcggaATCACCAAAAAATTTCTTGGACAAGTGGTCAGGGTACTCAGCAACAATTTTAG